TTCTCTGTATTGTCCGACTCATCGGCAGTCTCGCTCTCTGATTTTGCTGATTTATCTGATCCGCTGGTTTTCTGATTCTCTGAATCTTCCGAGGTTTCTGATTCATCTGATGTTTTTGGTTCTGGCTGAGCTTTATCGTCGCCTGGAGGTGCCGGTTGAGCTGCTGGTTCTGCGGCCGCGCTTGTAGTTTCTTCTGTCCCTGCTTCTTTGGGTGCTTTTGTTTCCCTTTGGTCCATTGACTTTTCTGCCTCTTTTGGCTTTTTTGGCTCAGTTACCCCCAAAGCTTTTTTCGCTTCTTCTTGAGCTGCCTTTTCTTTTGCTTCTACCTCTCGCGGCGAACCACTTTTACCTTGAATGTCTATTTTGTAACCGGTCAACTTCGCGGCTAGTCTTACGTTTTGGCCTTCTCTTCCGATTGCCAAAGACAATTGATCGTCTGGTGCTGTAACTACTGCGGTCTTTTCTTCTTCATTTACGGTTACCTGAAGCTCTTTTGCGGGTGAAAGAGCGGCTTTAATAAATTCTGCAGGGTCCTCTTGATACGCGATGATATCTATTTTTTCGTCGCCTAACTCGTTCATAACAGCTTGGACCCTGACGCCTTTTTGGCCTACGCAAGAACCAACTGGATCGACACCCATTTGGCTTGATGCGACTGCGATTTTAGACCTAGATCCGCCTTCTCTGGCGATTGCTTTAATTTCGACGCTGGCGGAAGAAATTTCGGGAACTTCCTGCTTAAAAAGAGCAGCCAGTAGACCTGGAGCGCTTCTGGAAACAATTATTTCTTCGCCTCGTGGGCCTTCTTTTATGCCAACTACGTAGAACTTTAGCCTTTGGTTTACCAAATAGTGTTCGCTATGAGATTGTTCGGGTGGAGGCATAATCCCTTCGGCTTTGCCAAGATTTACGGTAATAATCGGGCCAGAAATTCTCTGAATTATTCCGGAAACGACTGTGTCGATTTTTGCCGAATATTCCTCCATAATGGCGTTTTTTTCTGCTTCTCTTATTCGCTGCAGGATAACTTGTTTTGCCGTTTGGGCGGCAATTCTTCCAAAACCGGCGGGGGTTACGTCTTTTTTGCCTTTTTTTAGGGCAACTTCACCCGTATTTGAGTCGAGTTCGACGTCTATTCCTTCGGGGTCACTGTAGTCTTTGCGGTAGGCTGCTAAAATCGCCTGTTTTATTGAATCGATAACCACTTCAGGTTCTACTCCGCGTTCGGAGCAAACCTGATTTAGTGCGCTTGCAAATTCTGTTCGTGCTTGAATAGCCATTTTAGTTGTTGATCGTTGATAGTTTAGTCATGAATTCAAAAAAAGGCGCTAAGTGCGCCTAAAACTCTTTCCTCAGCTTTAAAATGCTATGCGAATGATAGCAAAATGAAAAAGGAGAGTCAACAAATGACTCTCCAAGAACAATTCTTGTTTAAAAAGAATTAAATAAACTTCCCCGGACTTTAGTCCGGGGTATTTTTTTCTTCGCTAGATTCAGCTTTCATCCCTGGGCTTAAAAGCCAGGGTTTTCTCGCTCAAAATAATTACGGTTTTCGTTTACTTTTTAGGCATCATGGTAACACCAACGTATACCGCTGATACACCAACTAATATGTAAACAATTCTTACTAATGAAGGCATGGCACCTAATACTGTTTCAACTAGGTTTATGTCCAAAAGTCCAACTAAACCCCAGTTCACACCACCTACAACCGTAAGAACGAAGGCAACCATATTTACGAGTTTTGTCGAGTTCATTAAAATCACCTCCTCTATTAAAGGGATGAGGACAACTTAAGTTTATGAGAGTCGAAAAATTTAGTCAATGATGCTTTACAATATTAGGCGTGACGAAGACTAACACAGAGATGATGAAGAAGATCAGGGACGATATCCTTGATTTAAAGGAATCTCCCCTTTATGAATATAGGGTCAAAAATCATTATTTTCCGGTTTTGGGAGAAGGAAATCATAATGCTGATATTGTTTTTATCGGAGAAGCACCGGGAGAAAAAGAGGCTTTGACCGGGAGGCCGTTTTGTGGTCCGGCGGGCAGAATCCTGGATGAGTTGCTTGAGGGGATCGGCTTGGATAGACAGGACGTTTATATTTCGAATGTCGTAAAGGACAGGCCACCAAATAATCGTGATCCACTGCCTGCTGAAATTGAGCTTTATTCGCCCTTTTTGTATCGACAGCTTGAGGTGCTTAAGCCTAAAGTTATCGCGGCTTTGGGTAGGTTTTCAACCA
This DNA window, taken from Candidatus Curtissbacteria bacterium, encodes the following:
- the nusA gene encoding transcription termination factor NusA — protein: MAIQARTEFASALNQVCSERGVEPEVVIDSIKQAILAAYRKDYSDPEGIDVELDSNTGEVALKKGKKDVTPAGFGRIAAQTAKQVILQRIREAEKNAIMEEYSAKIDTVVSGIIQRISGPIITVNLGKAEGIMPPPEQSHSEHYLVNQRLKFYVVGIKEGPRGEEIIVSRSAPGLLAALFKQEVPEISSASVEIKAIAREGGSRSKIAVASSQMGVDPVGSCVGQKGVRVQAVMNELGDEKIDIIAYQEDPAEFIKAALSPAKELQVTVNEEEKTAVVTAPDDQLSLAIGREGQNVRLAAKLTGYKIDIQGKSGSPREVEAKEKAAQEEAKKALGVTEPKKPKEAEKSMDQRETKAPKEAGTEETTSAAAEPAAQPAPPGDDKAQPEPKTSDESETSEDSENQKTSGSDKSAKSESETADESDNTEKSDKSDIPTNGNTESQDPDEDDGQKPA
- a CDS encoding uracil-DNA glycosylase → MTKTNTEMMKKIRDDILDLKESPLYEYRVKNHYFPVLGEGNHNADIVFIGEAPGEKEALTGRPFCGPAGRILDELLEGIGLDRQDVYISNVVKDRPPNNRDPLPAEIELYSPFLYRQLEVLKPKVIAALGRFSTKYILEKFGLPEATQTITQLHGKVIDVKVPWGKAKIIPLYHPAVALYSGGSKKVLVEDFKVIAKFGKKG
- a CDS encoding DUF378 domain-containing protein, whose protein sequence is MNWGLVGLLDINLVETVLGAMPSLVRIVYILVGVSAVYVGVTMMPKK